The Chitinophaga sp. Cy-1792 genome contains the following window.
ACGTATAGGCATAAACGTTGAAAAGCATCCGTTTAGCAGGAGAGAAATTTGTTGGTTAACGCTGCATAATACACTTAAAAAACATAATTTTTTCTCGCTGATAGCCAGCAAAAGCAACGCGTGAATCCCTTGTGAACTTATAAAAGGAAACGCCGCCTCTGCTATCAGAGGCGGCGTTTCCTTTTATCATTATTCAATTATCTTACTTTCCTCCAATGCTGATGGCAAAATCCACTTTTTTGGCGGGCAGGCATTGATGGTCATCACATGCCATGAACTCAACGGTACCTTTCAGTTTTGTAGAACCGGTACCTTTTACCTTCACCTGCTGCACAAAATCTACCTTATGCTCGTAATATTTTAAATCAGTTTTGTAATTGGTGTCGTACACTTTCTTCAGGGAGCCTTGCTCCAATACCTTTCCCGCCGGCGTTACAATAGCATTCTTCATCAGGCTGAAAGAGGTAGGAATGGGCCCCTCCCCGCTTTCCTGCGCATATATATGCCAGCCTGCATCAATGATGGCCGTCATATGAATTTCATAGGTATTCGCATTTATTTTCTTCGAAGAGAAATTCCAGTTTACAGGATTTTCAATCTGTGCAACAGCAAAAAAAGGCAGGGCACAGAAAAATAGTACAGATAGCAGCTGTTTCATACGTAATGATCGGTTGGTTTATAAATCTGATTCAAGATAGAACTTTCCTTCCGATTGGCGCCGCCATTGATACCTGCCTGCACCCGCTCATAACTCAGTTATACTCATGAAAAAACACGGCCGCTATTTCAGAAATCGCCACCAGCAGATATAATATCCCTGCATAGTTGCGCATGCCTGCTCTGTATAGCAGGTAAGTTGGAATAAGATAGATCAGGAATTTGAAGACCAGGATATAAGGCAATTTTAACCGGGTCCTGGAGGTGGGCGCTGCCCATATAGCCCATAACAGGATTATCAGCGCGAATAAGCCCGCAGCCACCAGGTATTTCACCCAGGGAGATACAATAGTTTTAACAGGTACATACACTACCACTATCAGCATAATAATCTCCAGTGAAAAAGCAAGCAAGCGATTTAATGACTTGATGAGGAACATAAGATAAACAGGATTAGGATTTCAATAGGTACCAAAAATAACAAATCCACCTGATTTTCATTGTTGCTTCCTCCTCCACTCCTGGCAGAAAAACCAGGTAAGATTTAAAACTGACAGGCAATTAATATCAGGTAGTTGCTACAAGAAACACCTCCCCACTGGCAGGTACAAAATCGTCTATCCTGTTTTGAAAATACCTATCTGTCATATCTTTTGTAGAGATAGTCTGAATATCTTTCAGAC
Protein-coding sequences here:
- a CDS encoding protein-disulfide reductase DsbD domain-containing protein → MKQLLSVLFFCALPFFAVAQIENPVNWNFSSKKINANTYEIHMTAIIDAGWHIYAQESGEGPIPTSFSLMKNAIVTPAGKVLEQGSLKKVYDTNYKTDLKYYEHKVDFVQQVKVKGTGSTKLKGTVEFMACDDHQCLPAKKVDFAISIGGK
- a CDS encoding YrdB family protein; its protein translation is MFLIKSLNRLLAFSLEIIMLIVVVYVPVKTIVSPWVKYLVAAGLFALIILLWAIWAAPTSRTRLKLPYILVFKFLIYLIPTYLLYRAGMRNYAGILYLLVAISEIAAVFFHEYN